A stretch of the Ktedonobacterales bacterium genome encodes the following:
- the pgeF gene encoding peptidoglycan editing factor PgeF, whose amino-acid sequence MIEQQQGASTYFQFDHFSQYPAMAHAVFSRQGGLSAAPYESLNTGLSVGDERPTVYANRRLLSQALGRPDWPIATSWIVHGDEVIEVGAEWKLDHDQLGDPGFRRRADALVTREPGVFLLISFADCLPVLYFDPVRRVAALTHAGWRGTSLGIAGQTVRALAERFGSRPTDLLVGLAPAIGPCCYEVGPDVLEAFERSAELRQSAALQPHADGRSDRWMLDLKETNRQQLLAAGVAPEHIEIMPFCTACRTDLFFSHRREHGKTGRFAVLAGLNVG is encoded by the coding sequence GTGATTGAGCAGCAGCAAGGAGCCAGTACCTATTTTCAGTTTGACCATTTCTCCCAATATCCGGCTATGGCGCACGCGGTCTTCTCTCGTCAGGGTGGCCTGAGCGCCGCGCCCTATGAAAGTCTGAATACGGGTTTAAGTGTTGGCGATGAGCGCCCGACAGTGTATGCGAATCGGCGCTTGCTTTCCCAGGCGCTGGGGCGGCCTGATTGGCCGATAGCGACTTCGTGGATTGTGCATGGTGATGAGGTCATTGAGGTTGGCGCGGAGTGGAAGCTTGACCACGACCAGCTTGGCGATCCGGGGTTTCGTCGGCGAGCCGATGCCCTGGTGACGAGGGAGCCGGGAGTATTTCTCCTCATCTCGTTTGCGGATTGTTTGCCTGTTTTGTATTTCGATCCGGTGCGGCGTGTGGCCGCTCTCACTCACGCTGGTTGGCGCGGCACGTCTCTTGGCATCGCTGGTCAGACTGTGCGGGCGCTGGCCGAGCGTTTTGGCTCACGGCCTACCGATCTGCTGGTGGGCCTGGCTCCGGCCATTGGCCCTTGCTGCTATGAGGTTGGGCCAGATGTGTTAGAGGCGTTCGAGCGTTCGGCTGAACTCAGGCAATCGGCGGCGCTTCAGCCGCATGCAGATGGACGCTCTGATCGCTGGATGTTGGACTTGAAGGAGACCAACCGGCAGCAGTTGCTGGCGGCTGGGGTAGCTCCAGAACATATCGAGATCATGCCTTTTTGTACGGCGTGCCGCACGGACCTGTTTTTTTCGCACCGACGCGAACACGGCAAGACCGGGCGTTTTGCGGTGTTGGCGGGTCTTAATGTGGGCTAG